A section of the Oryza sativa Japonica Group chromosome 1, ASM3414082v1 genome encodes:
- the LOC136351130 gene encoding uncharacterized protein codes for MRLEYLPTRHNHDFWFPQYFGSQIQARDYRWVSVMPRNSDEVKLIQTFSVPLEVTSYFLTFQRSDPPVVLPNHMFSQGNELCVLRLSWCTFSFASPPFTCCKNLKFILIDGCLNKDADLTGEWYHEQNGKQWEFLQSLWVLDIRDTNWDWILSPSKVVLMVELRELYLKATGRSWHDQIFLDMSCLSKLQMLRVIDSSTYMKAAVHDSFQHMMNLELLDLSGNTTLHVLPNLSGASKLKVLILDGCVGLEVVEPNTLPRSLESFSFDGFGPASRSEEEEEEEEARPNTYINQEHTCVISNISLEGCEQLKSLFLRGLPNLKELNLSGTRIQALDLEAMQVQQLERLFLLGCANLTRVKWIDPSNPPLKLLCIDTRGKAARAMDGVCQGSHLFTQQEHEAHPSTHVVATDARFLRGFRAGGYGNTIAFGRYVPSQHFHLHISDTVNDKPVLPRAKEKDASSRDGLIPGFPYLDVIDKVFNNDGEDGCSVPYCKHPVPLDCHIEIAEGGSNLEIEQDLYGMGSLIYNTQSLHIHDNSSISIGNLGVKGNKQFKNLRWCHVTRCLKMHTVFFCDDDWRYGNFFPSLETLWVSHLVQARCIWSTGLRFWKPIARTTPAALSKLRCIHLHSCPRLRHVLPWSLPTMESLETIHITYCGELTQIFPKPGSCWTERTEFPSLRRIHLQDLPMLQDICERAMSAPMLETIKLRGCWGIKRLPAIHAGRPRDKPPAVVDCEKDVWDKLEWNGDGMEASRSLFSPRHSRYYKKDLPRGSVLR; via the exons ATGCGGCTGGAATATCTTCCTACAAGACACAACCATGACTTTTGGTTCCCGCAGTATTTTGGGAGCCAAATACAAGCAAGGGATTATCGATGGGTTTCAGTTATGCCCAGGAATTCAGATGAGGTAAAACTTATACAAACATTTTCAGTTCCACTGGAAGTGACATCCTATTTTTTGACGTTCCAAAGATCTGATCCTCCAGTAGTACTGCCAAATCACATGTTTAGTCAAGGCAACGAACTTTGTGTGCTGAGACTCTCTTGGTGTACATTTAGTTTTGCATCCCCTCCTTTTACCTGCTGCAAGAACCTCAAATTTATTCTGATAGATGGCTGCTTAAACAAGGATGCTGATTTAACTGGTGAATGGTATCACGAGCAGAACGGAAAACAATGGGAATTTCTCCAAAGTTTATGGGTGTTGGACATACGTGATACAAACTGGGACTGGATCTTATCCCCATCAAAGGTGGTGCTGATGGTTGAACTGCGGGAGCTGTATCTCAAGGCTACAGGAAGAAGCTGGCATGATCAGATCTTTCTTGATATGAGTTGTCTCTCTAAGCTTCAAATGCTCAGAGTGATTGATTCCTCTACATACATGAAAGCGGCGGTACATGACTCGTTCCAACACATGATGAACCTGGAGCTCCTTGACTTATCAGGCAACACCACTCTACATGTTTTGCCAAATTTATCAGGGGCAAGTAAACTAAAGGTGCTCATCCTTGATGGTTGTGTTGGCTTGGAAGTAGTGGAGCCCAATACCCTTCCTAGGTCGTTGGAGTCATTCAGTTTTGATGGATTTGGACCAGCATCCAggtcagaagaagaagaagaagaagaagaagcgcgaccaaacacatatataaatcaaGAGCATACTTGTGTAATTTCCAATATATCTCTAGAGGGATGTGAGCAACTGAAGAGTTTATTCTTACGTGGATTGCCAAACCTCAAGGAGCTGAACCTGTCGGGGACAAGAATCCAAGCACTCGACCTCGAAGCTATGCAGGTCCAACAACTTGAAAGGCTCTTTCTACTGGGCTGTGCGAACCTTACCAGAGTGAAATGGATTGATCCAAGCAACCCACCACTGAAGTTGCTATGCATAGACACAAGAGGAAAAGCAGCAAGAGCAATGGATGGTGTCTGTCAGGGATCTCATCTCTTCACCCAACAAGAGCATGAAGCCCATCCGTCTACACATGTTGTAGCTACAGATGCTAGGTTCCTTCGTGGCTTCAGGGCTGGTGGATATGGAAATACCATTGCGTTCGGTAGATATGTTCCATCTCAGCATTTCCATTTGCATATCTCTGATACTGTCAATGACAAACCAGTTCTTCCAAGAGCTAAGGAGAAAGATGCCAGTTCTAGAGATGGATTAATTCCTGGATTCCCATATCTTGATGTCATTGACAAGGTTTTCAACAACGATGGTGAAGATGGATGTTCAGTGCCATATTGCAAGCATCCTGTGCCTCTCGATTGCCATATAGAAATTGCCGAAGGAGGAAGCAATTTGGAAATCGAACAGGACCTTTATGGTATGGGTTCCTTAATCTATAATACTCAATCCTTGCATATACATGACAACTCGTCCATCAGTATTGGTAACCTTGGAGTCAAGGGGAACAAACAATTCAAAAATCTCAGATGGTGTCATGTCACAAGGTGCCTTAAGATGCACACGGTCTTTTTCTGTGatgatgattggaggtatggtAACTTCTTCCCGAGCCTGGAGACACTCTGGGTATCTCACCTTGTACAAGCCCGCTGCATTTGGAGCACAGGATTACGTTTTTGGAAACCAATAGCAAGGACCACACCTGCAGCCTTATCAAAGCTACGGTGCATACACCTGCACTCCTGCCCCAGACTAAGACATGTCCTCCCCTGGTCCTTACCCACAATGGAGAGCTTGGAAACCATCCACATCACCTATTGTGGTGAGCTCACACAGATCTTCCCAAAGCCGGGTAGTTGCTGGACAGAACGTACTGAATTCCCAAGCCTGAGACGAATCCATCTCCAAGATCTCCCCATGCTGCAGGACATATGTGAAAGAGCCATGTCAGCACCCATGCTGGAGACCATCAAGCTCAGAGGCTGCTGGGGTATCAAACGTCTGCCAGCCATCCACGCCGGCCGTCCACGCGATAAGCCTCCGGCGGTGGTCGACTGCGAGAAGGACGTATGGGACAAGCTGGAGTGGAACGGCGACGGCATGGAAGCGAGCCGCAGTCTCTTCAGCCCACGGCACTCACGCTACTACAAGAAGGACCTGCCCCGGGGATCAGTCCTCAG GTGA